The Argopecten irradians isolate NY chromosome 6, Ai_NY, whole genome shotgun sequence genome has a window encoding:
- the LOC138325700 gene encoding U2 small nuclear ribonucleoprotein A'-like yields the protein MVKLTAELIEQSAQYTNPVRDRELDLRGYKIPVIENLGATLDQFDTIDFSDNDIRKLDGFPLLRRLKCLLFNNNRIVRISEGIEECLPSLESIILTNNNMQELGDLDSLSSIKTLKFLSLLRNPVTTKKQYRLYLIHKVPQLRVLDFQRIKQKEREAAAKMFKGKKGQALAQEVGKRSKTFTAGEKLVEKRGPTGPSKEDVELIKAAITQAATLEEVERLNQMLKTGIIPGRELKRLRGDNVVEEEEEMEVTNGT from the exons ATGGTAAAGTTAACAGCAGAGTTGATTGAACAATCCGCTCAATACACCAACCCAGTGCGGGACCGCGAACTGGATTTGAGAG GTTATAAAATACCTGTGATTGAAAATCTCGGAGCAACATTG GATCAGTTTGACACAATTGACTTCTCTGATAATGATATAAGAAAGTTGGACGGGTTTCCACTGCTTCGTCGTCTGAAATGTTTACTCTTCAATAATAACAGGATTGT GCGTATATCGGAAGGTATAGAAGAATGTCTTCCCAGTTTAGAGTCTATTATCctcacaaacaacaacatgcaAGAGCTTGGTGACCTGGATTCCCTCTCTTCAATAAAGACTTTAAAGTTTCTCAG TTTACTAAGGAACCCAGTTACCACAAAGAAACAGTACAGACTGTATCTAATACACAAGGTCCCACAGTTACGTGTGCTAGACTTTCAACGAATTAAACAAAAG GAGCGTGAAGCAGCAGCTAAGATGTTTAAGGGAAAGAAAGGACAGGCACTGGCTCAGGAGGTAGGAAAGCGAAGCAAGACATTTACAGCAGGGGAAAAACTGGTAGAAAAGCGTGGACCTACAGGACCCTCTAAAGAAGATGTTGAGCTGATCAAG GCTGCCATCACACAAGCTGCTACATTAGAGGAGGTGGAGAGACTCAACCAGATGTTAAAGACCGGTATCATTCCAGGACGGGAACTGAAGCGACTCCGAG GAGATAATGTGGTTGAGGAAGAAGAAGAGATGGAAGTGACAAATGGAACATGA
- the LOC138326118 gene encoding E3 SUMO-protein ligase ZBED1-like, with product MSADNLLNFWSRNTSDVWKYFGFEKDNEGGYKDKKSAICRVCKSAVKYSGNTTNLNGHLNRYHYTVRYPQNSAAGKNTGTCFQPTLSNVLDRKQCLPIESQRAVSITNGIVNFIVGDLKPISIMEGAGFKSMLHQIEPKYKIPSRGHIVDKYILPKYENTKLALQLKLASSPRHAVTGDFWTSSASGDPYLTITVHFIDDDFKLNSNVLLTRTVHESHTGENIAHEFSKDVEEWGLRDPFAVSDHAANMMSAFSTHLGWPHMGCLGHCLNLVVTKGLKLQNISKLTAKVRKLFSHFRRSHISAQQLREKQKQLGIPQHKLLIDVETRWNSTLIMLSRFVEQEPAVSAVFTCPRKKKTTASIIVPMLKKIAAILQPCEDDSNIIANMKNEMLKDFNIRYQSDEVQLFINTCTLLDPRFHDIFIDGETMESITRDLCQKTCPIKVKVEPVDNTSTDSQSGAEATPPLPQLDTVNHSPDRESEPEPKRAKMDTTSTLQDFLGDILFIRHERKSLTQQQIIRQEIERYISECTRSPPDTNSDPLQWWKDRAIIYPNLSVFVKQYLCVPATSVPSERIFSCAGNTLTNKRASLSEDNVDKLIFLNKNIALSDRI from the exons ATGTCTGCCGATAATCTCTTAAATTTCTGGTCAAGGAATACTTCTGATGTTTGGAAGTATTTTGGTTTTGAAAAGGATAATGAAGGAGGTTACAAGGATAAGAAGTCTGCCATTTGTCGTGTGTGTAAATCAGCTGTAAAATATAGCGGCAATACAACAAACTTAAATGGACACTTAAACCGTTATCATTACACCGTTCGATATCCTCAAAATTCAGCTGCAGGGAAAAATACAGGAACTTGTTTTCAACCTACCTTATCTAATGTGTTGGACAGAAAGCAGTGTTTACCAATCGAAAGTCAGCGGGCAGTGTCTATCACAAATGGAATCGTCAATTTTATTGTTGGAGATTTGAAGCCTATCTCTATCATGGAGGGAGCAGGATTTAAATCAATGTTGCATCAAATAGAGccaaaatataaaataccaAGCCGAGGACATATCGTTGATAAATACATCCTTCCGAAGTATGAGAATACAAAGTTGGCTTTGCAACTGAAACTAGCAAGCTCTCCTCGACATGCTGTGACTGGTGATTTTTGGACAAGCAGTGCGAGTGGAGATCCTTATTTGACTATAACTGTACATTTCATAGATGATGATTTTAAGCTCAACTCAAATGTGTTGTTAACAAGAACTGTTCACGAAAGTCACACTGGAGAAAATATTGCTCATGAATTCAGTAAGGATGTTGAGGAATGGGGATTACGTGACCCATTTGCGGTTTCTGATCATGCCGCTAATATGATGAGTGCATTTTCAACGCACTTAGGCTGGCCTCATATGGGATGTTTAGGGCATTGTTTAAATCTAGTGGTGACAAAGGGACTTaaacttcaaaatatttcaaaactgaCAGCGAAAGTCAGAAAACTATTTTCCCACTTCCGTAGGAGCCATATATCGGCACAGCAACTACGAGAGAAACAAAAACAGCTCGGAATCCCCCAGCATAAACTCCTGATTGACGTGGAAACTCGATGGAATTCTACGCTCATCATGCTTTCCCGTTTCGTGGAACAAGAACCTGCTGTTTCCGCAGTGTT TACGTGTCCGcggaaaaaaaaaaccacagcATCAATTATTGTTCCAATGTTGAAAAAAATCGCGGCTATCTTACAACCGTGTGAGGATGATTCTAACATCATCGCAAAcatgaaaaatgaaatgttgaaaGACTTCAATATTCGGTATCAGTCAGATGAAGTCCAATTATTCATCAACACGTGTACATTACTGGATCCGCGATTTCATGACATTTTTATCGACGGCGAAACAATGGAAAGTATCACTCGTGATTTGTGTCAGAAAACCTGTCCCATCAAGGTGAAAGTTGAACCAGTCGACAACACTAGTACTGATAGCCAATCAGGAGCCGAGGCCACGCCCCCACTACCTCAGCTAGACACTGTCAATCACTCGCCTGACCGCGAATCGGAGCCTGAACCAAAACGTGCGAAGATGGATACCACGTCAACTTTGCAAGATTTTCTGGGTGACATATTATTTATCAGACATGAACGTAAATCCCTGACACAACAACAAATAATTCGTCAGGAAATAGAAAGGTACATATCAGAGTGCACTAGATCACCACCCGACACAAACTCCGATCCGTTACAATGGTGGAAAGATCGGGCAATCATCTACCCGAATCTTTCTGTGTTTGTTAAACAATATCTGTGTGTTCCGGCAACAAGTGTGCCGTCAGAGAGGATCTTTAGCTGCGCAGGGAACACCTTAACAAACAAACGGGCTAGTTTGTCCGAAGACAATGTTGACAAAttgattttcttaaacaaaaacattgcaCTGTCTGACAGAATCTGA